A genomic stretch from Hemicordylus capensis ecotype Gifberg chromosome 1, rHemCap1.1.pri, whole genome shotgun sequence includes:
- the RNF25 gene encoding E3 ubiquitin-protein ligase RNF25 isoform X1, whose protein sequence is MAAATARGGGQEGAAAAADWALISEVEVLESIYLDELQVSKGNGRSVPWEISITLHPATAEDQDLQYVCFTLVLSVPLQYPNEVPKIAIRNPRGLSDEQIYKISHTLQCVAEAQLGAAILYELIEKGKEILTDNNIPHGQCVICLYGFQENEAFTKTSCYHYFHSHCLANYTKHMEEEIRAQRKEREQSLASLPKKEVEVQCPVCREPLVYDLATLLAAPPPQQPVEVYRPDTQTLQHREQLRLIYKRQQEKGGIIDPEAERNRYFISLQKPPGATEQEHVTITENVMDAEKDLSPLEGSDHTRGTTKASPVKNEPEKPERPSVPLHPHDKRERTRGERTSYRGPGQQVYCKPLEAPAETHCYLTVERESRSFGWRPNGRKERGQWNCGRYNQEFPKSCKREQVSSFWDKKELCTRDVSPAKEGTYLREEKNSVGKWTPEQEARAQDREQDHVEVSRSELRGPAKWQGQHGMQDCRRWEKSKGRERDSLPRMRRGRGQSRPNSRREPQGQETEGGS, encoded by the exons ATGGCGGCAGCAACAGCCCGGGGTGGAGGgcaagaaggagcagcagcagcggcggactG ggCTCTAATTTCAGAGGTGGAAGTCTTGGAATCTATCTACTTGGATGAGCTACAGGTGTCTAAAGGAAATGGCAG ATCTGTGCCCTGGGAAATATCTATCACACTGCATCCAGCAACTGCAGAAGACCAGGACTTGCAGTATGTCTGCTTCACTCTTGTGCTGTCTGTGCCCCTTCAG TATCCCAATGAAGTGCCAAAGATAGCCATCCGGAATCCTCGAGGGCTGTCAGATGAGCAAATCTATAA GATTTCCCATACACTACAGTGTGTTGCTGAAGCCCAACTGGGTGCAGCCATTCTCTATGAGCTAATAGAG AAGGGAAAGGAAATCCTCACAGACAACAACATCCCTCATGGTCAGTGTGTGATTTGTCTATATGGTTTCCAG GAGAATGAAGCTTTCACTAAGACTTCATGCTACCACTACTTCCACTCACATTGCCTTGCCAATTATACGAAGCATATGGAGGAAGAGATACGTgcacagaggaaagagagagagcaatctTTGGCTTCTTTGCCAAAAAAG GAAGTTGAAGTGCAGTGCCCTGTGTGCAGAGAGCCTTTAGTGTATGACCTTGCAACACTGCTAGCAGCGCCGCCACCACAGCAGCCAGTG GAGGTGTACCGACCTGACACACAGACACTGCAGCACAGAGAGCAACTGCGCCTGATCTACAAgaggcagcaggagaaaggaggcATCATTGAccctgaagcggagagaaatcgCTATTTCATCAGCTTACAAAAG CCCCCAGGTGCTACTGAACAGGAACATGTAACCATCACAGAAAATGTCATGGATGCTGAGAAGGATTTGAGCCCTTTAGAAGGCTCTGATCATACTCGGGGAACTACAAAGGCTTCTCCAGTGAAGAATGAGCCTGAAAAACCAGAAAGACCATCTGTTCCCTTACATCCCCAtgacaagagagagagaactcgAGGGGAGAGGACATCTTATCGAGGCCCAGGACAGCAAGTATACTGCAAGCCACTAGAGGCACCGGCAGAAACTCACTGTTACCTCACCGTTGAGAGAGAATCCAGATCCTTCGGTTGGAGACCcaatggaaggaaggagagagggcagtggaatTGTGGGAGGTACAACCAAGAGTTCCCCAAAtcctgcaaaagagagcaagTGTCTTCATTTTGGGATAAAAAAGAGCTGTGCACCAGGGATGTCTCTCCAGCCAAAGAGGGAACATACTtgagagaggagaaaaatagTGTGGGGAAATGGACACCAGAGCAGGAAGCTCGAGCCCAAGACAGAGAGCAAGATCACGTGGAAGTTAGTCGCAGTGAGCTCAGGGGGCCGGCCAAGTGGCAAGGTCAGCATGGGATGCAGGATTGCAGACGATGGGAAAAGTCCAAGGGCAGAGAACGTGACTCTCTTCCTAGAATGCGGAGAGGCCGTGGGCAGTCAAGACCCAACTCAAGGAGAGAACCTCAGGGCCAAGAGACTGAGGGAGGCTCCTAG
- the RNF25 gene encoding E3 ubiquitin-protein ligase RNF25 isoform X2 — translation MSGALISEVEVLESIYLDELQVSKGNGRSVPWEISITLHPATAEDQDLQYVCFTLVLSVPLQYPNEVPKIAIRNPRGLSDEQIYKISHTLQCVAEAQLGAAILYELIEKGKEILTDNNIPHGQCVICLYGFQENEAFTKTSCYHYFHSHCLANYTKHMEEEIRAQRKEREQSLASLPKKEVEVQCPVCREPLVYDLATLLAAPPPQQPVEVYRPDTQTLQHREQLRLIYKRQQEKGGIIDPEAERNRYFISLQKPPGATEQEHVTITENVMDAEKDLSPLEGSDHTRGTTKASPVKNEPEKPERPSVPLHPHDKRERTRGERTSYRGPGQQVYCKPLEAPAETHCYLTVERESRSFGWRPNGRKERGQWNCGRYNQEFPKSCKREQVSSFWDKKELCTRDVSPAKEGTYLREEKNSVGKWTPEQEARAQDREQDHVEVSRSELRGPAKWQGQHGMQDCRRWEKSKGRERDSLPRMRRGRGQSRPNSRREPQGQETEGGS, via the exons ATGAGTGG ggCTCTAATTTCAGAGGTGGAAGTCTTGGAATCTATCTACTTGGATGAGCTACAGGTGTCTAAAGGAAATGGCAG ATCTGTGCCCTGGGAAATATCTATCACACTGCATCCAGCAACTGCAGAAGACCAGGACTTGCAGTATGTCTGCTTCACTCTTGTGCTGTCTGTGCCCCTTCAG TATCCCAATGAAGTGCCAAAGATAGCCATCCGGAATCCTCGAGGGCTGTCAGATGAGCAAATCTATAA GATTTCCCATACACTACAGTGTGTTGCTGAAGCCCAACTGGGTGCAGCCATTCTCTATGAGCTAATAGAG AAGGGAAAGGAAATCCTCACAGACAACAACATCCCTCATGGTCAGTGTGTGATTTGTCTATATGGTTTCCAG GAGAATGAAGCTTTCACTAAGACTTCATGCTACCACTACTTCCACTCACATTGCCTTGCCAATTATACGAAGCATATGGAGGAAGAGATACGTgcacagaggaaagagagagagcaatctTTGGCTTCTTTGCCAAAAAAG GAAGTTGAAGTGCAGTGCCCTGTGTGCAGAGAGCCTTTAGTGTATGACCTTGCAACACTGCTAGCAGCGCCGCCACCACAGCAGCCAGTG GAGGTGTACCGACCTGACACACAGACACTGCAGCACAGAGAGCAACTGCGCCTGATCTACAAgaggcagcaggagaaaggaggcATCATTGAccctgaagcggagagaaatcgCTATTTCATCAGCTTACAAAAG CCCCCAGGTGCTACTGAACAGGAACATGTAACCATCACAGAAAATGTCATGGATGCTGAGAAGGATTTGAGCCCTTTAGAAGGCTCTGATCATACTCGGGGAACTACAAAGGCTTCTCCAGTGAAGAATGAGCCTGAAAAACCAGAAAGACCATCTGTTCCCTTACATCCCCAtgacaagagagagagaactcgAGGGGAGAGGACATCTTATCGAGGCCCAGGACAGCAAGTATACTGCAAGCCACTAGAGGCACCGGCAGAAACTCACTGTTACCTCACCGTTGAGAGAGAATCCAGATCCTTCGGTTGGAGACCcaatggaaggaaggagagagggcagtggaatTGTGGGAGGTACAACCAAGAGTTCCCCAAAtcctgcaaaagagagcaagTGTCTTCATTTTGGGATAAAAAAGAGCTGTGCACCAGGGATGTCTCTCCAGCCAAAGAGGGAACATACTtgagagaggagaaaaatagTGTGGGGAAATGGACACCAGAGCAGGAAGCTCGAGCCCAAGACAGAGAGCAAGATCACGTGGAAGTTAGTCGCAGTGAGCTCAGGGGGCCGGCCAAGTGGCAAGGTCAGCATGGGATGCAGGATTGCAGACGATGGGAAAAGTCCAAGGGCAGAGAACGTGACTCTCTTCCTAGAATGCGGAGAGGCCGTGGGCAGTCAAGACCCAACTCAAGGAGAGAACCTCAGGGCCAAGAGACTGAGGGAGGCTCCTAG